The following proteins are co-located in the Micromonospora viridifaciens genome:
- the priA gene encoding bifunctional 1-(5-phosphoribosyl)-5-((5-phosphoribosylamino)methylideneamino)imidazole-4-carboxamide isomerase/phosphoribosylanthranilate isomerase PriA: MSLTLLPAVDVADGQAVRLVQGAAGSETAYGDPLEAALAWQSDGAEWIHLVDLDAAFGRGSNAALLAEVVGKLDVKVELSGGIRDDASLRAALATGAARVNIGTAALEDPEWCDRICGEYGDRVAIGLDVRGRTLAARGWTREGGDLYEVLERLDKAGASRYVVTDITKDGTMRGPNLDLLREVCARTDAPVIASGGVSTLDDLRALATLEPLGVEGVIAGKALYAGAFTVAEALATLRAAG; encoded by the coding sequence TTGAGCCTCACCCTGTTGCCCGCCGTGGACGTCGCCGACGGTCAGGCCGTCCGGCTCGTGCAGGGCGCCGCCGGCAGTGAGACCGCGTACGGCGACCCGCTGGAGGCGGCCCTCGCCTGGCAGTCCGACGGCGCGGAGTGGATCCACCTGGTCGACCTGGACGCCGCCTTCGGCCGGGGCTCCAACGCCGCGCTGCTCGCCGAGGTGGTCGGGAAGCTGGACGTCAAGGTGGAGCTCTCCGGCGGGATCCGTGACGACGCGTCGCTGCGGGCCGCCCTCGCCACCGGTGCGGCCCGGGTCAACATCGGCACCGCGGCGCTGGAAGACCCGGAGTGGTGCGACCGCATCTGCGGCGAGTACGGCGACCGGGTGGCGATCGGGCTGGACGTGCGCGGCCGTACCCTCGCCGCCCGCGGCTGGACCCGTGAGGGCGGTGACCTCTACGAGGTGCTGGAGCGGCTGGACAAGGCCGGGGCCTCCCGGTACGTGGTCACCGACATCACCAAGGACGGCACCATGCGCGGGCCGAACCTGGACCTGCTGCGCGAGGTCTGCGCCCGTACCGACGCCCCGGTGATCGCCTCCGGCGGCGTCTCCACGCTCGACGACCTGCGGGCCCTGGCCACCCTTGAGCCGCTGGGGGTGGAGGGCGTGATCGCCGGCAAGGCCCTCTACGCCGGTGCGTTCACCGTCGCCGAGGCCCTGGCCACGCTGCGGGCCGCGGGGTGA
- a CDS encoding RidA family protein, whose protein sequence is MTADGGRVVTRLGSGGPWEARYGYSRVVRAGDLAVTAGCTATVDGRVLHVGDAAAQTAEALRIGLAALAEVGAGPADVIRTRMYVTDRSHADEVGRAHNAVFGAIRPVATMVVVAGLIDPDHLVEVELEAWVPEG, encoded by the coding sequence GTGACCGCAGACGGCGGTCGGGTGGTCACCCGGCTCGGCTCCGGCGGGCCGTGGGAGGCCCGGTACGGCTACTCGCGGGTGGTCCGGGCCGGCGACCTGGCCGTCACCGCCGGCTGCACCGCCACCGTCGACGGCCGGGTCCTGCACGTCGGGGACGCGGCGGCGCAGACCGCCGAGGCGCTGCGGATCGGCCTGGCCGCGCTCGCCGAGGTGGGCGCCGGGCCGGCCGACGTGATCCGGACCCGGATGTACGTGACCGACCGGAGCCACGCCGACGAGGTGGGGCGGGCGCACAACGCGGTGTTCGGGGCAATCCGCCCGGTGGCGACCATGGTGGTGGTGGCCGGGCTGATCGACCCGGACCACCTGGTCGAGGTCGAGCTGGAGGCCTGGGTGCCGGAAGGCTGA
- the hisF gene encoding imidazole glycerol phosphate synthase subunit HisF, producing MTVAVRVIPCLDVDAGRVVKGVNFLDLRDAGDPVELAAAYDRAGADELTFLDVTASASDRGTMLDVVRRTAESVFIPLTVGGGVRTVADVDTLLRAGADKVGVNTAAIARPELIAEIADRFGRQVLVLSLDVRRAPVGTTPSGFEVTTHGGRRGTGLDAVEWARRGAELGAGEILLNSMDADGTKAGFDLPLIQAVREVVDVPVIASGGAGAVAHFPPAIGAGADAVLAASVFHFGELTVGEVKDALRDAGHPVR from the coding sequence ATGACGGTGGCGGTACGGGTGATCCCGTGTCTGGACGTGGACGCCGGGCGGGTGGTCAAGGGGGTCAACTTCCTCGACCTGCGCGACGCCGGTGACCCGGTGGAGCTGGCCGCGGCGTACGACCGGGCCGGCGCGGACGAGCTGACCTTCCTCGACGTCACCGCCTCCGCCAGCGATCGCGGCACCATGCTCGACGTGGTCCGGCGCACCGCCGAGTCGGTGTTCATCCCGCTCACCGTCGGCGGCGGCGTACGCACGGTCGCCGACGTCGACACCCTGCTGCGCGCGGGCGCGGACAAGGTCGGGGTGAACACCGCGGCGATCGCCCGGCCGGAGTTGATCGCCGAGATCGCCGACCGGTTCGGCCGGCAGGTGCTGGTGCTCTCCCTGGACGTGCGGCGGGCCCCGGTGGGCACCACGCCGAGCGGTTTCGAGGTGACCACCCACGGCGGCCGTCGGGGCACCGGCCTCGACGCGGTCGAGTGGGCCCGGCGCGGCGCCGAGTTGGGCGCGGGGGAGATCCTGCTCAACTCGATGGACGCCGACGGCACCAAGGCCGGCTTCGACCTGCCGCTGATCCAGGCCGTCCGGGAGGTCGTCGACGTGCCGGTGATCGCCAGCGGCGGCGCCGGCGCGGTGGCGCACTTCCCACCGGCGATCGGCGCGGGCGCGGACGCCGTGCTCGCGGCGAGCGTCTTCCACTTCGGCGAGCTGACCGTCGGCGAGGTGAAGGACGCTCTGCGCGACGCCGGCCACCCGGTCCGCTGA
- the yczE gene encoding membrane protein YczE, with protein MAAIGNLRYRPVRRLTQLYTGLALYGVSMALMIRSDLGLDPWDVFHQGLARQTGLSFGTVTIAVGALVLLLWIPLRQRPGLGTVSNVVVIGLVVDGTLAVLPPGGSLPVRIGLLVAGIVANGAATGLYLGAALGPGPRDGLMTGYVARHPGRSIRLVRTVIEVTVLALGWLLGGTVGLGTVAYALAIGPLAQVFIPLFAVPAQPAPSTVEPAGSVAPVELR; from the coding sequence ATGGCAGCAATTGGCAATCTGCGGTACCGGCCGGTTCGGCGGCTGACCCAGCTCTACACCGGGCTCGCGCTCTACGGCGTCAGCATGGCCCTGATGATCCGGTCCGACCTCGGCCTCGACCCGTGGGACGTGTTCCACCAGGGCCTCGCCCGGCAGACCGGGCTCTCCTTCGGCACGGTCACCATCGCGGTCGGCGCCCTCGTGCTGCTGCTCTGGATCCCGCTGCGGCAACGCCCCGGCCTCGGCACGGTCAGCAACGTGGTGGTGATCGGGCTGGTGGTGGACGGCACCCTGGCCGTGCTGCCGCCCGGCGGCAGCCTGCCCGTCCGGATCGGCCTGCTGGTCGCCGGGATCGTCGCCAACGGCGCGGCCACCGGGCTCTACCTGGGGGCGGCGCTCGGCCCCGGCCCGCGCGACGGCCTGATGACCGGATACGTCGCCCGCCACCCCGGCCGGTCGATCCGGCTGGTCCGGACCGTCATCGAGGTGACCGTGCTGGCCCTCGGTTGGCTGCTCGGCGGCACGGTCGGCCTCGGCACCGTCGCGTACGCGCTCGCCATCGGGCCGCTCGCCCAGGTCTTCATCCCGCTGTTCGCGGTGCCCGCGCAGCCGGCCCCGTCCACCGTGGAGCCGGCTGGCTCGGTGGCGCCCGTTGAGCTGCGGTGA
- the yczR gene encoding MocR-like transcription factor YczR, protein MTSQVRGSQLARLLGQWHALPGRRRSPDYAALAAAVRGLLADGRLPLGVRLPAERELAEALRISRTTVTAAYRQLRESGHLASRRGAGSWTMLPGTHRVASTGLWTPLDDRDMIDLGVAALSAPPQLVVAARAAAEDLPRYLSGAGYHPTGIIELREAVAHAYTARGLPTSPEQIMVTSGTQHALDLVLRLALSPGGGVLVESPTYPNALAALSARRARITTHGLAIDGPGWDADLLLGSIRQARPKLAYLIPEFQNPTGHLMETGLRERLVGAAHAAGTDLVIDESFVDLPLDGTPLPPPVALFDRHSRVISIGGMSKPYWGGLRIGWVRASAPQVQRLAAARVGVDMASPVLDQLVAVHLLAEAPSIVAARQAQLADQRDALVRALAERLPDWRVAVPRGGVTLWAELDGPISSALARAAEEVGVRLAPGPRFGLDGTLERFLRLPFTLPAADLVEAVGRLAAVRYDLDRTGRPQWREPSVIA, encoded by the coding sequence ATGACAAGTCAGGTGCGTGGCAGCCAATTGGCTCGACTCCTCGGTCAGTGGCACGCGCTGCCCGGCCGGCGGCGCAGCCCCGACTACGCCGCGCTCGCCGCCGCCGTCCGCGGCCTGTTGGCCGACGGCCGGCTCCCCCTCGGGGTACGCCTGCCGGCGGAGCGGGAGTTGGCGGAGGCGCTGCGGATCAGCCGGACCACGGTCACCGCCGCGTACCGGCAGCTGCGGGAGAGCGGGCACCTGGCCAGCCGCCGGGGCGCCGGGAGCTGGACCATGCTGCCGGGCACCCACCGGGTCGCCAGCACCGGCCTGTGGACCCCGCTCGACGACCGGGACATGATCGACCTCGGGGTGGCCGCGCTCTCCGCGCCGCCGCAGCTCGTGGTGGCCGCTCGGGCCGCCGCCGAGGACCTGCCGCGTTATCTCTCCGGGGCGGGGTACCACCCGACCGGCATCATCGAGCTGCGCGAGGCGGTTGCCCACGCGTACACCGCGCGGGGGTTGCCGACCAGCCCGGAGCAGATCATGGTCACCAGCGGCACCCAGCACGCGCTGGACCTGGTGCTGCGGCTGGCCCTGTCCCCCGGCGGCGGGGTGCTCGTGGAGTCGCCGACCTACCCCAACGCCCTCGCCGCGCTGTCCGCCCGCCGGGCCCGGATCACCACCCACGGCCTGGCCATCGACGGCCCGGGCTGGGACGCCGACCTGCTGCTCGGCAGCATCCGGCAGGCTCGGCCGAAGCTGGCGTACCTGATCCCGGAGTTCCAGAATCCCACCGGTCACCTGATGGAGACCGGGCTGCGTGAGCGGCTCGTGGGCGCCGCGCACGCCGCCGGGACCGACCTGGTCATCGACGAGTCCTTCGTGGACCTGCCGCTGGACGGCACCCCGCTGCCGCCGCCGGTGGCCCTGTTCGACCGGCACTCCCGGGTGATCAGCATCGGCGGCATGAGCAAGCCGTACTGGGGTGGCCTGCGGATCGGCTGGGTCCGGGCGTCCGCCCCCCAGGTGCAGCGGCTGGCGGCCGCGCGGGTCGGCGTCGACATGGCCAGCCCGGTGCTCGACCAGCTCGTCGCGGTGCACCTGCTGGCCGAGGCGCCGAGCATCGTCGCCGCCCGGCAGGCCCAGCTCGCGGACCAGCGCGACGCGCTGGTACGGGCGCTGGCCGAGCGGCTGCCGGACTGGCGGGTCGCGGTGCCGCGCGGCGGCGTCACGCTCTGGGCTGAGCTGGACGGCCCGATCTCCAGCGCCCTCGCGCGGGCGGCCGAGGAGGTCGGCGTACGCCTGGCGCCCGGCCCCCGGTTCGGCCTGGACGGCACCCTCGAACGGTTCCTGCGGCTGCCCTTCACGCTGCCCGCCGCCGACCTGGTGGAGGCGGTCGGCCGGCTCGCCGCCGTCCGTTACGACCTGGACCGGACCGGTCGCCCGCAGTGGCGGGAGCCGTCCGTCATCGCCTGA
- a CDS encoding low temperature requirement protein A: MASGRSKGLSDRFQMVAESGGVTRLELFLDLVFVYAFLNVTTLATINFDLYGIVRALLLLALLWRCWVSYAWLSNSIRLDRGIMPMVAFGLIAVIFVLGVAIQEAYVDRPGGLPGPFVFVLGYLAARAGALLVAMVYARSDPVSRRRIRRAWLPLFGAAPLLLLTALLASRLIDVELHPWARLGLLFLAVLLEYGSGVLTGVVGAHDLPVRHWVERHSLIVMVAFGETIISVGVSRGIGSTEPITWALVLAILLSVSVVGVLWWTYFDLARFAAELALERVSGAARLRLARHAYTFLHLPMIGGLILLSFGLKEAVGAVGKPAPLPGLSLLALYGGVILYLLGLLAFEGRTMHIVGRGPLLGLVLLALGTPVAAQVPALAALAILAGLVAVLVLADRTLFRGRHELLHRAIQPAVQRAVGVAPKELFFDLVFVYAFIQVTSLMAADPTWHGLVRGLVVLAVLWWVWNMFAWLSSALRTEGPEARLVFVAVAANILIIAIAIPVAFYDPSRVGLYGPLVFATCYGVVRLLHLGSFWVVARGNPDLQRQLLLLALPGGLAILLLLSAALLPELVGVRGPYSPLRIALWLAAVAVDFGGRYLVNVRQWRISSASYWAERFGLIIIVALGEAIISTGRAVADQPISALVVVGAILGTALVATLWWVYFDVDAIAGERAVEAATGGDRSRLAADAYTLLHLLMVAGVVLVSLGLDQTLALVHQKPGRHTGLAALAHLALYSGVILYLIGDQAFWWRTRHGIRPIRAITTLVFVALVPLTAPWAGLGSLAVLVAASIIFLIVEAVRTAQLRRVLRDPLVSEAGP; the protein is encoded by the coding sequence GTGGCCAGCGGTAGGTCGAAGGGACTGTCCGATCGGTTCCAGATGGTCGCCGAGAGCGGCGGGGTGACCCGGCTGGAACTCTTCCTCGACCTTGTCTTCGTCTACGCCTTCCTCAACGTGACCACCCTGGCCACCATCAATTTCGACCTCTACGGGATCGTGCGCGCTCTGCTGCTGCTCGCGCTGCTGTGGCGGTGCTGGGTCTCCTACGCCTGGCTCAGCAACTCCATCCGGTTGGACCGGGGGATCATGCCGATGGTCGCCTTCGGCCTCATCGCGGTCATCTTCGTGCTGGGGGTGGCGATCCAGGAGGCGTACGTCGACCGGCCCGGTGGGCTGCCCGGCCCGTTCGTCTTCGTGCTGGGCTACCTCGCCGCGCGGGCCGGCGCACTGCTGGTCGCCATGGTCTACGCCAGGTCCGACCCGGTCTCCCGGCGGCGGATCCGGCGCGCCTGGCTGCCCCTGTTCGGTGCCGCCCCGCTGCTGCTGCTCACCGCGCTGCTGGCCAGCCGGTTGATCGACGTCGAGCTCCATCCGTGGGCCCGGCTGGGGCTGTTGTTCCTGGCGGTCCTCCTCGAGTACGGCAGTGGGGTGCTCACCGGCGTGGTGGGTGCGCACGACCTCCCGGTACGGCACTGGGTCGAGCGGCATTCCCTGATCGTCATGGTCGCGTTCGGCGAGACCATCATCTCCGTCGGCGTCAGCCGGGGCATCGGCTCCACCGAACCGATCACCTGGGCGCTGGTCCTCGCCATCCTGCTCAGCGTGAGCGTCGTGGGCGTGCTCTGGTGGACCTACTTCGACCTCGCCCGGTTCGCCGCCGAACTCGCCCTTGAGCGGGTGTCCGGGGCGGCCCGGCTGCGGCTGGCCCGGCACGCGTACACCTTCCTGCACCTGCCGATGATCGGCGGCCTGATCCTGCTCTCCTTCGGCCTCAAGGAGGCGGTGGGGGCCGTCGGAAAACCGGCGCCGCTGCCCGGGCTGTCCCTGCTCGCACTGTACGGCGGCGTGATCCTGTACCTGCTGGGGCTGCTCGCCTTCGAAGGGCGCACGATGCACATCGTGGGCCGCGGGCCGCTGCTCGGCCTCGTCCTGCTCGCCCTCGGCACACCGGTGGCGGCCCAGGTGCCGGCGCTGGCCGCGCTCGCGATTCTGGCTGGCCTGGTGGCCGTGCTCGTGCTCGCCGACCGTACCCTCTTCCGGGGCCGGCACGAGCTCCTGCACCGCGCGATCCAGCCCGCCGTCCAGCGGGCCGTCGGTGTCGCCCCGAAGGAGCTCTTCTTCGATCTGGTCTTCGTCTACGCGTTCATCCAGGTCACCAGCCTGATGGCCGCCGATCCGACCTGGCACGGGCTGGTCCGCGGGCTGGTGGTGCTGGCCGTACTCTGGTGGGTCTGGAACATGTTCGCGTGGCTGTCCAGCGCGCTGCGCACCGAGGGGCCGGAAGCTCGCCTGGTTTTCGTCGCCGTCGCGGCGAACATCCTCATCATCGCGATCGCGATCCCGGTGGCGTTCTACGACCCGTCGCGGGTCGGGCTGTACGGTCCGCTGGTTTTCGCGACCTGCTACGGCGTCGTCCGGCTGCTGCACCTGGGCTCGTTCTGGGTGGTCGCGCGCGGCAATCCCGACCTGCAGCGCCAACTGCTGCTGCTCGCCCTCCCGGGCGGGCTGGCGATCCTCCTGCTGCTGAGCGCCGCGCTGCTGCCCGAACTGGTCGGCGTGCGGGGACCCTACAGCCCGCTGCGGATCGCCCTGTGGCTGGCCGCCGTAGCCGTCGACTTCGGCGGCCGGTACCTGGTGAACGTCAGGCAGTGGCGGATCAGTTCGGCCAGTTACTGGGCGGAGCGGTTCGGCCTGATCATCATCGTCGCGCTCGGCGAGGCGATCATCTCCACCGGACGGGCGGTGGCCGACCAACCGATCTCCGCGCTGGTGGTCGTCGGGGCGATCCTCGGCACGGCGCTGGTGGCGACGCTGTGGTGGGTCTACTTCGACGTCGACGCCATCGCCGGGGAACGCGCCGTGGAGGCCGCCACGGGGGGCGACCGCAGCCGGCTGGCCGCCGACGCGTACACCCTTCTGCACCTGCTGATGGTGGCCGGCGTCGTGCTGGTCTCGCTCGGTCTGGACCAGACGCTCGCGCTGGTGCACCAGAAGCCCGGGCGGCACACGGGGTTGGCTGCCCTGGCCCACCTCGCCCTCTACAGCGGGGTGATCCTCTATCTGATCGGCGATCAGGCCTTCTGGTGGCGGACGCGGCACGGCATCCGGCCGATCCGCGCCATCACGACGCTGGTGTTCGTCGCGCTGGTCCCGCTGACCGCCCCCTGGGCCGGGCTGGGGAGCCTCGCGGTCCTCGTCGCCGCCTCCATCATCTTCTTGATCGTCGAGGCGGTGCGTACGGCGCAGCTGAGACGGGTGCTGCGCGACCCGCTGGTCTCCGAGGCGGGCCCGTAG
- a CDS encoding AMP-dependent synthetase/ligase, translating to MALDVPYRSIPDMFLKRVAATPERPAFAHPAADDSGPVWLSWEQVGRRAKAVAAGLHGLGVGLEDPVAILANTRLDWVIADFGIMCAGGATTTVYPTTEPEDAVYIVADSGSRVLFAEDPAQAAKIAGVEMPALTHVVLFDGEPDPGAAVPQLTLAELEARGARALENEPDLVDMLVAGIGPDHLATLIYTSGTTGRPKGVELLHGGWCWEGVAQAELGLLHEDDLQYLWLPLSHSFGKTLLCGVTHVGLPTYVDGRVDKLVELLGVVRPTLMCGAPRVFEKVYNKAVTTAQDAGGAKAKIFAWAVAVGKEKVALEQAGKPLPLGLKLRYAVAEKLVFSKLQARLGGRIRVLVSGAAPLSKEIGTFFAAANLPISEGYGLTETSAGNFVNPPGGLRIGTVGRAMGDLECRIDTDGEILVRGRPVMRGYHNLPEETAAAFTEDGFFRTGDIGSLDDDGYLRITDRKKDLVKTSGGKYIAPSHIEGMFKAICPYTSQAVVIGQARNYCTMLVTLDPDAIRGWAAGGPLEGRDYTDIVTSPEAQEMVEGYVAELNAKLNRWETIKKVTILPRDLTIEDGEVTPSLKIRRRGVESNFATEIEKMYAGSLAEL from the coding sequence ATGGCTCTCGATGTACCGTACCGTTCCATCCCCGACATGTTCCTCAAGCGCGTGGCGGCCACCCCCGAGCGGCCCGCGTTCGCCCACCCGGCCGCGGACGACTCGGGGCCGGTCTGGCTGAGCTGGGAGCAGGTCGGGCGGCGCGCCAAGGCGGTCGCGGCCGGCCTGCACGGGCTCGGCGTCGGCCTGGAGGACCCGGTGGCGATCCTGGCGAACACCCGGCTCGACTGGGTGATCGCCGACTTCGGCATCATGTGCGCCGGGGGGGCCACCACCACCGTCTACCCGACGACCGAGCCGGAGGACGCGGTCTACATCGTCGCCGACTCCGGGTCACGGGTGCTGTTCGCCGAGGACCCGGCCCAGGCCGCGAAGATCGCCGGCGTCGAGATGCCGGCGCTGACCCACGTGGTGCTCTTCGACGGCGAGCCCGACCCGGGCGCGGCGGTCCCGCAGCTCACCCTGGCCGAGTTGGAGGCGCGCGGAGCGCGGGCGCTGGAGAACGAGCCGGACCTGGTCGACATGCTGGTCGCCGGCATCGGCCCGGACCACCTGGCCACCCTGATCTACACCTCCGGCACCACCGGCCGGCCCAAGGGCGTCGAGCTGCTGCACGGCGGCTGGTGCTGGGAGGGGGTGGCGCAGGCCGAGCTGGGGCTGCTGCACGAGGATGATCTGCAGTACCTCTGGCTGCCGCTGTCGCACTCCTTCGGCAAGACGCTGCTCTGCGGCGTCACCCACGTCGGCCTGCCCACGTACGTGGACGGCCGGGTGGACAAGCTGGTCGAGCTGCTCGGGGTGGTCCGGCCGACGCTGATGTGCGGCGCGCCCCGGGTCTTCGAGAAGGTCTACAACAAGGCGGTCACCACCGCCCAGGACGCCGGCGGCGCGAAGGCGAAGATCTTCGCCTGGGCCGTCGCGGTGGGCAAGGAGAAGGTCGCGCTGGAGCAGGCCGGGAAGCCGCTCCCCCTCGGCCTGAAGCTGAGGTACGCGGTGGCCGAGAAGCTGGTCTTCAGCAAGCTCCAGGCCCGGCTCGGCGGCCGGATCCGGGTGCTCGTCTCCGGGGCGGCCCCGCTGAGCAAGGAGATCGGCACCTTCTTCGCCGCCGCCAACCTGCCCATCTCCGAGGGGTACGGCCTCACCGAGACCAGCGCCGGCAACTTCGTCAACCCGCCGGGCGGACTGCGGATCGGCACGGTCGGCAGGGCGATGGGCGATCTGGAGTGCCGGATCGACACCGACGGCGAGATCCTGGTCCGGGGCCGACCGGTGATGCGCGGCTACCACAACCTGCCCGAGGAGACCGCCGCCGCGTTCACCGAGGACGGATTCTTCCGCACCGGGGACATCGGCAGCCTCGACGACGACGGCTACCTGCGGATCACCGACCGGAAGAAGGACCTGGTCAAGACCTCGGGCGGGAAGTACATCGCCCCGTCGCACATCGAGGGCATGTTCAAGGCCATCTGCCCGTACACCTCGCAGGCGGTGGTGATCGGGCAGGCCCGCAACTACTGCACCATGCTGGTCACCCTCGACCCGGACGCCATCCGGGGCTGGGCGGCCGGCGGCCCGCTCGAGGGCCGCGACTACACCGACATCGTCACCTCGCCCGAGGCGCAGGAGATGGTCGAGGGCTATGTGGCGGAGCTGAACGCCAAGCTCAACCGCTGGGAGACGATCAAGAAGGTGACCATCCTCCCCCGCGACCTCACCATCGAGGACGGCGAGGTCACCCCGTCGCTGAAGATCAGGCGTCGGGGCGTGGAGAGCAACTTCGCCACCGAAATCGAGAAGATGTACGCCGGCAGCCTCGCCGAGCTGTAG
- a CDS encoding terpene synthase family protein, translating to MRSFAVSALREPPFPVRRHAAVEVVAGQSAGWVRELGLIDSPARLRRLAGAAPAELAARACPEAPAEGLRLLTDLICWLFVMDDACDEDGLGASPARLAPSVAELLAVLDRQGDPAAPAPTAGGPLGVALDDLCRRVRARQRPALLLRLVSELREYLLALLWEAANREHRRVPGVNEYVQMRRHTGGTRPSFTLTDLAYDGPPEEGRRADPALAALDALAADLVCWCNDVFSYDKERTGTPDAHNLVAAIVGEDGRDEAAALRRAASLFNDGLAEYAEREAALASGADEAVRVVLTNRRNWIRATYDWSLAASRYA from the coding sequence ATGCGGAGCTTCGCGGTCTCGGCACTGCGCGAACCCCCCTTCCCGGTACGCCGGCACGCCGCCGTCGAGGTCGTCGCCGGGCAGAGCGCCGGGTGGGTACGCGAGCTGGGCCTGATCGACAGCCCGGCGAGACTTCGCCGGCTGGCCGGGGCCGCCCCGGCGGAGCTGGCCGCCCGAGCCTGCCCGGAGGCGCCGGCGGAGGGGCTGCGCCTGCTCACCGACCTGATCTGCTGGCTGTTCGTGATGGACGACGCCTGCGACGAGGACGGCCTCGGCGCCAGTCCGGCCCGGCTCGCGCCCAGCGTGGCCGAGCTGCTGGCGGTGCTCGACCGGCAGGGCGACCCGGCGGCGCCCGCGCCGACCGCCGGGGGGCCGCTCGGCGTCGCGCTGGACGACCTCTGCCGGCGGGTCCGGGCCCGACAGCGGCCGGCCCTGCTGCTGCGCCTGGTCTCCGAGCTGCGGGAGTACCTGCTGGCGCTGCTCTGGGAGGCGGCGAACCGGGAGCACCGACGGGTGCCCGGGGTGAACGAGTACGTGCAGATGCGCCGGCACACCGGCGGCACCCGGCCCAGTTTCACCCTCACCGACCTGGCGTACGACGGGCCGCCCGAGGAGGGCCGGCGAGCGGACCCGGCGTTGGCCGCCCTGGACGCCCTCGCCGCCGACCTGGTCTGCTGGTGCAACGACGTGTTCTCGTACGACAAGGAGCGCACCGGCACGCCGGACGCGCACAACCTGGTCGCCGCGATCGTCGGCGAGGACGGGCGGGACGAGGCGGCGGCGCTGCGCCGGGCGGCCAGCCTGTTCAACGACGGCCTGGCCGAGTACGCGGAGCGGGAGGCGGCGCTGGCCAGCGGGGCCGACGAGGCGGTCCGGGTGGTCCTCACCAACCGGCGGAACTGGATCCGGGCCACCTACGACTGGTCACTGGCCGCGTCCCGCTACGCCTGA
- a CDS encoding TIGR03085 family metal-binding protein — protein sequence MPRYARSEREALADLLLDLGPDAPTIDEGWTTRDLAAHLVVRERRPDAAGGILLPPLRRYGEAVRRRVAAGPYADLVARVRRPPVWSPVSNPLTDELVNTVEFFIHHEDVRRAQPGWLPRDLPAGFSAVLWKRVATLARVALRRFPADLLIQAPGYGERTVGRGGERLRVVASPGELALFVSGRQRVARVQVDGPEAAASRLRAARLGL from the coding sequence ATGCCGCGGTACGCCCGATCGGAGCGCGAGGCGCTCGCCGACCTGCTGCTGGACCTGGGGCCGGACGCGCCGACGATCGACGAGGGTTGGACGACCCGCGATCTCGCGGCGCACCTGGTGGTGCGGGAGCGCCGGCCGGACGCCGCCGGCGGGATCCTGCTGCCGCCGCTGCGCCGGTACGGCGAGGCGGTCCGCCGGCGGGTGGCCGCCGGGCCGTACGCGGACCTGGTGGCCCGGGTCCGCCGGCCGCCGGTGTGGAGCCCGGTGAGCAACCCGCTCACCGACGAGCTGGTCAACACGGTGGAGTTCTTCATCCACCACGAGGACGTACGCCGGGCCCAGCCGGGCTGGCTGCCCCGGGACCTGCCGGCCGGGTTCTCGGCGGTGCTCTGGAAGCGGGTCGCGACGCTGGCCCGGGTGGCGTTGCGCCGATTCCCGGCGGACCTGCTGATCCAGGCGCCCGGCTACGGCGAGCGCACCGTCGGCCGGGGCGGCGAGCGGCTGCGGGTGGTGGCCAGCCCCGGTGAGCTGGCGCTGTTCGTCTCCGGTCGGCAGCGGGTGGCACGGGTGCAGGTGGACGGGCCGGAGGCGGCGGCGAGCCGGTTGCGGGCGGCCCGCCTGGGCCTCTGA